A DNA window from Scomber japonicus isolate fScoJap1 chromosome 14, fScoJap1.pri, whole genome shotgun sequence contains the following coding sequences:
- the hmx3a gene encoding homeobox protein HMX3, whose product MPETTQETCASAKDSPFFIKNLLNCDSKPSKPKPVLAATKMALEGGLSLSQVGEFNFPRFDLPAQRFSLPAHYLERTSAWWYPYALSSSAHLHRTEVIEKPGARDSSPTSGTDRDSPDLVLKSEPDAKDDDEDDEHNNNKSGDEIILEESDTEEAKKDELGEWKKMDDDKKPCRKKKTRTVFSRSQVFQLESTFDMKRYLSSSERAGLAASLHLTETQVKIWFQNRRNKWKRQLAAELEAANLSHAAAQRIVRVPILYHENSASESGGTAANVPVSQPLLTFPHPGVYYSHPIVTSVPLLRPV is encoded by the exons ATGCCAGAGACAACGCAAGAGACGTGTGCTTCGGCAAAGGACTCTCCTTTCTTCATTAAGAACCTGCTAAACTGTGATAGCAAACCGTCCAAACCCAAACCAGTGCTGGCTGCCACTAAGATGGCCTTAGAGGGAGGACTTTCCCTTTCCCAGGTCGGGGAATTCAACTTTCCACGCTTTGACCTGCCCGCACAGAGGTTCAGTCTTCCGGCTCACTACTTGGAGCGCACCTCGGCGTGGTGGTACCCCTACGCCCTCAGCTCATCCGCCCACCTACACAGAACTGAAG TCATCGAGAAACCAGGAGCCAGAGACTCCTCTCCAACCTCGGGCACGGACAGAGACTCACCGGACCTGGTACTCAAATCCGAGCCGGACGCCAAAGACGACGACGAGGACGAtgagcacaacaacaacaaaagcgGCGATGAGATAATCCTGGAGGAGAGCGACACGGAAGAAGCCAAAAAAGACGAGCTGGGGGAGTGGAAGAAGATGGACGATGACAAGAAGCCGTGTCGCAAGAAGAAGACGCGCACGGTTTTCTCCCGGAGCCAGGTGTTCCAGCTGGAGTCCACCTTCGACATGAAACGATACCTGAGCAGCTCGGAGCGGGCCGGCCTGGCCGCGTCCCTGCACCTGACGGAGACTCAGGTGAAGATCTGGTTTCAGAACAGGAGGAACAAGTGGAAAAGGCAGCTGGCCGCGGAGCTGGAGGCCGCCAACCTCAGCCACGCCGCAGCGCAGAGGATAGTCCGAGTGCCCATCCTTTACCACGAAAACTCGGCCTCAGAGAGCGGGGGCACCGCTGCCAACGTGCCCGTGAGCCAGCCGCTGCTCACCTTCCCTCACCCCGGCGTCTACTACTCCCACCCCATCGTCACATCAGTGCCGCTGCTCAGACCCGTTTGA
- the hmx2 gene encoding homeobox protein HMX2 → MSSAEDSGSKCSTGPISSFTIQSILGTPSDAPRSGTKELSKGAQPAPRRRSLSVSSEEECSGGEDSADCFCSDTGHSEPCTQHQAHNFSCLGPAKGLLSGNDGLARRPHLPQPLLQDYKEEQERPCHQMSPLSEERQTDGADKQGNSAKKKTRTVFSRSQVYQLESTFDMKRYLSSSERACLASSLQLTETQVKTWFQNRRNKWKRQLSAELEAANMAHASAQTLVGMPLVFRDNSLLRVPVPRSIAFPTPLYYPGSNLPALPLYNLYNKIEY, encoded by the exons ATGAGTAGCGCAGAAGACAGCGGGAGCAAGTGCTCGACGGGCCCGATTTCCAGCTTTACCATCCAGTCGATTTTAGGCACGCCGTCCGATGCGCCTCGCTCCGGGACGAAGGAGCTCTCCAAGGGGGCGCAGCCGGCGCCGCGGAGGCGCTCCCTGTCTGTGTCCTCAGAGGAAGAGTGCAGCGGCGGGGAGGACTCAGCAGACTGCTTTTGCTCCGACACGGGTCACAGCGAGCCCTGCACCCAGCACCAAGCGCACAACTTCTCATGTTTAG GTCCCGCTAAAGGACTTCTGTCTGGAAACGACGGGCTGGCACGGCGGCCGCACCTGCCGCAGCCTCTGCTGCAGGATTacaaggaggagcaggagagacCCTGCCATCAGATGTCACCTCTGtcggaggagagacagacagacggtgCGGACAAGCAGGGCAACTCGGCCAAGAAGAAGACGCGCACGGTTTTCTCCCGAAGTCAGGTTTACCAGCTGGAGTCCACCTTCGACATGAAGCGGTACCTGAGCAGCTCGGAGCGGGCCTGCTTAGCCTCCAGCCTGCAGCTGACGGAGACTCAGGTCAAGACGTGGTTTCAGAACAGGAGAAACAAATGGAAACGGCAGCTCTCAGCTGAACTGGAGGCGGCCAACATGGCCCACGCCTCCGCACAGACACTAGTGGGGATGCCGCTGGTTTTCAGAGATAACTCCTTACTGCGTGTTCCGGTTCCCCGGTCTATCGCCTTTCCAACGCCCCTGTACTACCCGGGGAGCAACCTGCCAGCGCTACCTTTATACAACCTGTATAACAAGATTGAGTACTGA